Proteins encoded in a region of the Hippocampus zosterae strain Florida chromosome 11, ASM2543408v3, whole genome shotgun sequence genome:
- the thumpd2 gene encoding THUMP domain-containing protein 2: MFNKSNDASPIRYFCTNGYGMEPFVVDEVTRKLAAHDIERLQGKVLFSSSAHISLVKELKSAERLFLLMKRDSPLKLSAPANQARVASVLKSTLIGDLQQWTSAEMTWRRLQGVVADKEKESEAEEQRTMEEKVFEEENGGDFQILKKRRKMDSGHEYVDTEGDFIAGKHDLGKTAPGANRHSSVPFSFRISCKCSGSVSRHLSVQEVSKVLGTSLSRQLGWKVDLRNPHIEITVYLRDDYCLLGIPLTRLPLANRCYIKTTGLRSTVAWAMAELAQIQFASLVLDPMCGMGTILIEAAREHQLAGFLGLDIDDRQLDKASENVAFAELGDRIHLLKASTTNMPLPNASVDAVVCDLPFGRKFGTKTDMAASLPLILAEMERVLRVGGSLVLLLSPQLSCLLKKLLTQPQTRSKDCANKQGAQEVTSTPTQGEEPPMGLMTEPRPPLSSLDHQATLRLSLGTIDGLLHKYIKTQN; encoded by the exons ATGTTCAACAAAAGCAATGATGCGAGTCCAATTCGCTACTTTTGCACGAACGGTTACGGGATGGAGCCGTTTGTCGTCGACGAGGTGACGCGAAAGCTTGCGGCGCACGAC ATTGAGCGGCTGCAAGGTAAAGTGTTGTTTAGCTCCTCTGCACACATCAGTTTAGTGAAGGAGCTCAAGTCTGCCGAAAGACTCTTCTTGTTGATGAAGCGAGACTCTCCTCTGAAGCTGTCTGCTCCCGCCAACCAAG CCAGAGTTGCCTCTGTGCTGAAGTCCACGCTGATTGGTGACCTGCAACAGTGGACCAGTGCTGAAATGACATGGAGGCGTCTGCAGGGGGTGGTAGCAGACAAGGAGAAGGAGAGTGAGGCTGAGGAGCAGAGGACAATGGAAGAAAAGGTTTTTGAGGAGGAAAATGGAGGTGACTTCCAAATCTTGAAGAAAAGGAGAAAGATGGACAGTGGACATGAGTACGTCGACACGGAAGGTGACTTTATTGCGGGAAAACATG ATCTGGGTAAAACAGCACCAGGGGCTAATCGGCATTCTTCTGTCCCATTTTCCTTTCGGATTAGCTGCAAGTGTTCTGGGTCTGTGTCCCGCCACCTTAGTGTTCag GAGGTGAGTAAAGTGTTGGGAACCAGTCTCAGTAGACAGTTGGGCTGGAAGGTTGATTTGAGGAACCCACACATTGAG ATTACCGTGTACTTGAGGGATGACTATTGCCTGCTTGGGATCCCGCTCACCAG GTTACCGCTTGCTAATCGATGCTACATCAAAACGACGGGACTCAGGTCCACAGTTGCCTGGGCAATGGCTGAATTGGCTCAAATTCAG TTTGCTTCCCTTGTTCTCGATCCAATGTGTGGTATGGGAACCATCTTAATCGAGGCAGCACGGGAACACCAG CTCGCTGGCTTCCTGGGTTTGGACATCGATGACAGGCAGCTGGACAAAGCGAGTGAGAATGTTGCATTCGCGGAGCTGGGAGACAGGATACACCTCTTAAAAGCTTCAACTACTA ATATGCCTCTCCCGAATGCAAGCGTGGACGCGGTGGTCTGTGACCTCCCATTCGGCAGGAAGTTTGGCACCAAAACAGACATGGCCGCCAGTCTGCCGCTCATCCTCGCCGAGATGGAGAG AGTCCTCCGTGTGGGCGGAAGCTTGGTGCTCCTCCTGAGTCCTCAGTTGTCGTGCCTCCTGAAAAAACTCCTCACGCAGCCTCAAACGAGAAGTAAAGACTGTGCAAACAAGCAAGGAGCGCAGGAAGTCACGTCAACTCCTACGCAGGGAGAAGAGCCTCCGATGGGGCTGATGACTGAGCCGCGCCCCCCTCTCTCCTCTCTGGATCACCAGGCCACTCTGAGACTCAGTTTAGGCACCATAGATGGACttttacataaatatataaaaacacaaaattaa